Below is a window of Mycoplasma sp. 2045 DNA.
TATTTCATATATTTTCTTAGAAGACTCCAGAATTCCTTTTCTAGAAATTGCTTGAGAAGATTTTAACTTATTCAATCAAGTCTCACATATTGATTTGATTTCTCTATTTTTGCTTGCTATTTGTGAAGGTAATGTGTCTATAACACTATTCTCAGGTAATTGAGAATAAGCTGATTGGAATACTGCATTAAATTGTGTTCTTTCTTCATATGTGATTTTATCTTCTGGTTCTGTTTAAGAACATGATGCAGCAAATCCTGTGATAGTCATAGTAGGTTCTAAAACACCTGATAAAATTAATAATTTTCTAAGTTTAATTCGTCCCCTTTATATAAATTAAATTTAATTTACATAAAATATATAGCTTTCATTTAAGCCTTGTAGACTATATTTTTAGCAATTTTAATATCCATTTTGTATGTTATTCAATACCTTATTAGAGGGTACAAAATATGTTTTAACTAAAAGTATTGATATTACATTTTTTATTTTATTTAATAAAATAAAAAAATATAATTACATTAATAAAGCAGGTGGAAATGATAGAAATAAAAGCAACATTAAATGATTCAGGAAGAACAATCTTAAAACTTATTCAAAAATATTTCCCTAATTTAAGTAAAGGATTTGTTGAAAAGTTATTTAGGAAAAATGAAATTAAAATAAATGGATTAAGAAAAATTCAAAAAAATCAAATTGTAAATGAGAATGATGCTATCACTATCTATGGTTTAAGCGAATCTGATTTGCAACAAGAATATGAAGTTAAAAAATCAACTCCAGTTAATTTGAAAGTTTTATATGAAGATGAAAATATTTTAGTTTTAAATAAAGCGACTGGAATTTCAGTCCACGATGAAGACGATTCATTAGATGAACAAGTTTTATCATATTTAAACTATGTGCCTACTGATAGTTTTAAACCAACTCACGTCGGTCGTTTGGATAAAGAAACAAGTGGGATCATCACTTATGCTAAAACTTATGAGGCCGCTAGACAATTGAATGATAATAGTGAATTCATCATTAAAAAATATATTTTCATCAGTGATATTAAGCTAGATAACTTTTCTGAACATAAACCTTTTGTAGTTAACAATTGAATTTACAAAGATGAATCAAATAAAAAAATGAAAGTTGCAAAAAGTAATATAAGAGATGCTAAACAAGCAACAACTTTATTTTATTCAGAAAAAAATCGAAAAATTGCACAAATTAAAACAGGTAGAAAGCACCAAATTCGTGTGACTTTATCAAATTTAGGTTTTCCTATTTACGGTGACAAAAAGTATAGTGGTAAAAAAGAAACTAGATTAATGTTGCATTCATATTATGTTAAATATAAAAATATGAAGAATAATTTAAGCTATTTAAATGATTTAGAGTTATATTGCTTACCTAATTGAAAGAAAGGTTAATTATGGAAAAATTAGATATTGAAAAATTAAACCAAATAGTTAAATCATTAATGTTTGAACCTACTAAAGAAGTTCAAGAACAAATTTTGTTAATTTGAAAAGACATTCAAGATGGAATTAAACTTCTTGACAAACTCGATTTATTAAATGTAAAACCAATGGAAAGAATTAATGAGCAGCCTATTTTAGAACTCCTACGTGAGGATGTTGAAGATATGAGTTATTCAGTTTCAAAAGAAAACATTTTAGATAATGCAAAAGAAAAAGATAGTGACTTTATTTTACTTACAAAGGTGGTTAAATAATGAGTAGAGAATTTTTAAATAAAGGTAATTTTGAAGCTGCATACAGTGAACTTCAAAATGATAAGAATAATGCAGTTAGCTGCTTATATGAAAAATCAGAACAAGTTTCAAATTCAAACAATCTACTCAATGGTGTTGTTTTAACTATCAAAGATGTTTTTGCAACAGAAGATAAAATCACTAGAGCTTCAAGTAAGATTTTAGAAAACTTCAAACCTTATTACAATGCTACTGTTGTTGAAAGACTTTCACAAAAGGGTGCAATTCCGGTTGCTAAGGTCAATAATGATGAATTAGCTTTAGGAGGTACAGGAACTCATAGCGCTTATGGTTTAATAGTTAACCCTAAAGATGCTAAACGTTATGTTGGTGGTTCTTCATCAGGTTCAGCTGCAACAATGGCAAAAAATATAGGTATTGCCTTAGGTTCAGATACTGGAGATAGTGTTAGATTACCTGCTTCATTCAATGGTTTAGTAGGATTTAAACCATCATATGGTGCGATTAGTAGATATGGAATGTTTGCTTATGCTTCATCATTGGATACAGTCGCTTACTTTACACATAATGTAAATGATGCAATCATTACTGCACAAGCTGTTTTTGGTAAAGATGACAAAGATATGACTTCAGTTGACGTTCAAATAAATAATGTAACTAAAACAAAACCAAAATCAGTAGTTGCTCTTGCTTTTAGTTCATTAACAAAAGATTATGTGAATGCAAGATTTAACCAGTTACTCGAAAAATTAAGAGAGCAAGGTATAGAAGTCAAATTAGTTCAACCAAATTTTGATATTTTAAACACAATTTCTATTGTTTATAAAATCATTTCTTTCTCTGAAGCTAGTTCAAATTTAGCTAACTTAAATGGAATAGCTTTTGGTTCAAGGGTTGATGGAAACTCTTGAGAAGAAGTTATGTTTAATACAAGAAGTCAAAAATTTGGAAAAATGGTTCAAGAGAGATTAAGTTTAGGAAGTTACTTTTTATATTCAGAAAATCAAGAAGAAATTTTTATTAAAGCTCAAAAAGCCAGAAGAGTTATCGCTAAATACTTTGAGGACTTGAAAACACAAGGCGATGTTTTAATCTTTCCGGCTTATGTAGGTATTGCTCCATTATTTGAAGATAAATCAAAAAATGGTGTTATGGACTTTATTTTAACTGGTGCAAATTTATCAGGTCATCCATCAATAACAATTCCATTAGGTGAATATGAAAATATGCCATATAACTTAGCTCTTGAAACAAAATTATATTCAGATGAAAAATTATTAGGTTATGCAGAATATTTTGAAGAACTTATAGGAGATTTAAATGAATAATTTTGAAACTATTATAGGAATTGAAATTCACGTTGAATTAAAAACTAAAACAAAAATGTTTTCACCAGCCGGAATTGATTTTAATGCAGAACCTAATACAAAAGCACACCAAATTGACTTAGCTTACCCAGGAACATTGCCTCAAGTTAATAAAAGAGCAGTTGAATATGGAATCAAACTTGCAAAAGCTCTTAATATGCAAATTGATGATGAATTACATTTTGATAGAAAAAACTACTTTTATCCAGATTTACCAAAAGGTTATCAAATTACACAGTTTTTTAGACCTATCGGAAGCAATGGTTATGTAGAAATTCAAACTTCAGATGGATTAAAACAAATCGGCATCGAAAGAATTCACCTTGAAGAGGATACTGCAAGACAACACCACGATGATTTAGTTACAAAATTAGATTATAATAGAGCTGGAATCCCTTTAATTGAAATTGTTACTTACCCAGTGATTAGAAGTGGTGAGGAAGCTGCATTATATGTTGATATGATTAGAAAAATTGTGCAATTTTTAGATATTTCTGAAGGTAAGTTAGAACAAGGAACCTTAAGAGCCGATATTAATATTTCACTTAAACCTTATGGTGTAGATAAATTCGGTACAAAAGTTGAAATAAAAAATATGAACTCAATTTCTAACATCAAAAAAGCTATTGATAATGAAATTAAAATTCAAAAAGAAAAACTTCTTAAAGGTGAAGAAATATTACAACAAACAAAACGTTTTGATGATCAAACTAACACAAACGTGGTTATGAGAACTAAAACAGGTTCTGTTGATTACAAATATTTTGCAGATCCAAACATTCCGATCATCAAGTTATCTCAAGCATTTATTGATAATGTTAAATTAAATGAACTTCCAAACCAAAAAGTAAAAAGATATAAAGATGCAAATATTGCAGATATTTACATTAACAGTTTAATTGATGATATACCATTAGCTAATTATTTTGATTCTATTGATTATGATAATAAGGAA
It encodes the following:
- a CDS encoding RluA family pseudouridine synthase, which codes for MIEIKATLNDSGRTILKLIQKYFPNLSKGFVEKLFRKNEIKINGLRKIQKNQIVNENDAITIYGLSESDLQQEYEVKKSTPVNLKVLYEDENILVLNKATGISVHDEDDSLDEQVLSYLNYVPTDSFKPTHVGRLDKETSGIITYAKTYEAARQLNDNSEFIIKKYIFISDIKLDNFSEHKPFVVNNWIYKDESNKKMKVAKSNIRDAKQATTLFYSEKNRKIAQIKTGRKHQIRVTLSNLGFPIYGDKKYSGKKETRLMLHSYYVKYKNMKNNLSYLNDLELYCLPNWKKG
- a CDS encoding glutamyl-tRNA amidotransferase, encoding MEKLDIEKLNQIVKSLMFEPTKEVQEQILLIWKDIQDGIKLLDKLDLLNVKPMERINEQPILELLREDVEDMSYSVSKENILDNAKEKDSDFILLTKVVK
- the gatB gene encoding Asp-tRNA(Asn)/Glu-tRNA(Gln) amidotransferase subunit GatB encodes the protein MNNFETIIGIEIHVELKTKTKMFSPAGIDFNAEPNTKAHQIDLAYPGTLPQVNKRAVEYGIKLAKALNMQIDDELHFDRKNYFYPDLPKGYQITQFFRPIGSNGYVEIQTSDGLKQIGIERIHLEEDTARQHHDDLVTKLDYNRAGIPLIEIVTYPVIRSGEEAALYVDMIRKIVQFLDISEGKLEQGTLRADINISLKPYGVDKFGTKVEIKNMNSISNIKKAIDNEIKIQKEKLLKGEEILQQTKRFDDQTNTNVVMRTKTGSVDYKYFADPNIPIIKLSQAFIDNVKLNELPNQKVKRYKDANIADIYINSLIDDIPLANYFDSIDYDNKETLSKIFFSEVVSLANAQNKHVIDLDIKPEYLVQSLQLLNQEVISSKSLKKLITLLPSYKGDINDLLDAHKLKQITDKNIIASYIDTIIKNNISMLDEYETRPERVIKFILGALMKETNGQVNPQLSNDIVLEKINEFIKQKN
- a CDS encoding amidase family protein — translated: MSREFLNKGNFEAAYSELQNDKNNAVSCLYEKSEQVSNSNNLLNGVVLTIKDVFATEDKITRASSKILENFKPYYNATVVERLSQKGAIPVAKVNNDELALGGTGTHSAYGLIVNPKDAKRYVGGSSSGSAATMAKNIGIALGSDTGDSVRLPASFNGLVGFKPSYGAISRYGMFAYASSLDTVAYFTHNVNDAIITAQAVFGKDDKDMTSVDVQINNVTKTKPKSVVALAFSSLTKDYVNARFNQLLEKLREQGIEVKLVQPNFDILNTISIVYKIISFSEASSNLANLNGIAFGSRVDGNSWEEVMFNTRSQKFGKMVQERLSLGSYFLYSENQEEIFIKAQKARRVIAKYFEDLKTQGDVLIFPAYVGIAPLFEDKSKNGVMDFILTGANLSGHPSITIPLGEYENMPYNLALETKLYSDEKLLGYAEYFEELIGDLNE